One Cucurbita pepo subsp. pepo cultivar mu-cu-16 chromosome LG07, ASM280686v2, whole genome shotgun sequence genomic region harbors:
- the LOC111798392 gene encoding alkaline/neutral invertase A, mitochondrial-like, whose protein sequence is MNMIALIDNSSMKASCRLLISCRNSRVFGFSPAKALNTSPHNSCLNFCFKFHSIRQYSSYPFHFSRSQRILDGTQNSSVVSLSYGQSRVIMRSYSYSILPKPKRGLSIIARIASNVRDFSRSIEKHVNDNNFEKIYVQGGLNVKPLVVEKIDKDENIVGEEDSRIEIVSEDVNEENLEGLNNAKVVSSTREKSDIEKEAWRLLRDVVVSYCGSPVGTMAANDPADKQPLNYDQVFIRDFVPSALAFLLNNEGEIVKNFLLHTLQLQSWEKTVDCYSPGQGLMPASFKVRTVPLDGDNFEEVLDPDFGESAIGRVAPVDSGLWWIILLRAYGKITGDYALQERVDVQTGLKMILNLCLTDGFDMFPSLLVTDGSCMIDRRMGIHGHPLEIQALFYSALRCSREMLTVNDGSKNLVRAINNRLSALSFHIREYYWVDMKKINEIYRYKTEEYSMDATNKFNIYPEQIPQWLMDWVPEEGGYFIGNLQPAHMDFRFFTLGNLWSIVSSLGTPKQNEAILNLIDAKWSDLVGHMPLKICYPALEYEEWRIITGSDPKNTPWSYHNGGSWPTLLWQFTLACIKMGRLEMAKKAVAVAEKRIAVDRWPEYYDTRTGKFIGKQSRLYQTWTIAGFLTSKMLVENPELASSLFWEEDYELLEICVCALSKSGRKKCSRGAARSQILV, encoded by the exons ATGAACATGATTGCTTTGATTGATAATTCGTCGATGAAGGCTTCTTGTAGGCTTCTAATTAGCTGTAGAAATTCTAGGGTTTTTGGATTCTCACCTGCAAAAGCCCTAAATACTTCGCCTCATAATTCTTGTTTGAACTTTTGCTTCAAATTTCATTCTATTAGGCAATATAGTTCTTACCCTTTTCATTTCTCGAGGTCTCAACGGATTCTAGATGGAACCCAGAATTCTTCTGTGGTTAGCTTAAGTTATGGCCAATCTAGGGTAATTATGAGGTCTTATAGCTATAGTATACTCCCTAAACCCAAAAGGGGTTTGTCTATAATTGCTAGAATTGCGTCGAATGTTCGTGATTTTTCGAGGTCGATTGAGAAACATGTGAATGACAATAACTTTGAGAAGATATATGTTCAGGGTGGTTTGAATGTGAAGCCTCTGGTTGTTGAAAAGATTGATAAGGATGAGAATATTGTAGGAGAGGAAGATTCTAGGATAGAAATTGTTAGTGAAGATGTAAATGAGGAGAACTTAGAGGGTTTGAACAACGCTAAGGTCGTTAGTTCGACAAGAGAGAAGTCTGATATTGAGAAAGAGGCTTGGAGGTTGCTACGTGACGTTGTCGTGTCGTATTGTGGAAGTCCGGTTGGGACCATGGCTGCAAATGATCCGGCCGATAAGCAACCATTGAATTATGATCAGGTCTTCATTCGAGACTTTGTTCCCTCTGCTCTCGCGTTCTTGCTGAATAATGAAGGGGAGATTGTGAAGAACTTTCTCCTTCATACCTTACAGTTACAG aGCTGGGAGAAAACAGTAGATTGTTACAGTCCAGGACAGGGCTTGATGCCTGCAAGCTTCAAAGTCCGAACCGTTCCCCTTGATGGCgataattttgaagaagtttTGGATCCAGATTTCGGTGAATCAGCCATAGGCCGTGTGGCACCAGTCGATTCAG GATTATGGTGGATCATCCTTTTACGGGCGTACGGAAAAATCACCGGGGACTATGCTCTACAAGAAAGGGTGGATGTCCAAACTGGCTTGAAAATGATACTTAACCTCTGTCTAACAGATGGGTTCGACATGTTCCCTTCGCTGTTGGTCACTGATGGTTCCTGCATGATCGATCGTCGAATGGGCATTCATGGCCATCCCCTTGAAATACAA GCCTTGTTTTATTCAGCTTTAAGGTGTTCTCGCGAAATGCTCACCGTGAATGACGGGTCGAAGAACTTGGTGAGGGCCATTAACAATCGACTAAGTGCTCTATCGTTCCATATCAGAGAATATTATTGGGTCGATATGAAGAAGATCAACGAGATCTATCGTTATAAGACCGAAGAATACTCCATGGATGCTACTAACAAATTCAACATCTATCCCGAACAAATTCCTCAGTGGCTAATGGACTGGGTACCAGAGGAAGGAGGTTATTTCATTGGCAATCTCCAACCAGCTCATATGGATTTTCGGTTTTTTACACTCGGAAATCTTTGGTCCATCGTTTCGTCTTTGGGTACACCGAAACAAAATGAAGCTATTCTAAATCTCATTGATGCTAAATGGAGTGATCTTGTGGGTCATATGCCTCTTAAGATATGTTACCCTGCTTTGGAGTACGAGGAATGGCGCATAATCACCGGCAGTGACCCGAAAAACAC CCCGTGGTCATACCATAATGGAGGATCGTGGCCAACACTTCTTTGGCAG TTCACACTCGCATGCATCAAGATGGGCAGACTCGAAATGGCCAAGAAAGCAGTGGCTGTGGCTGAGAAGAGAATTGCAGTCGACCGCTGGCCTGAATATTACGACACCCGAACAGGAAAGTTCATCGGAAAGCAATCCCGACTCTATCAAACATGGACAATTGCTGGTTTCCTGACATCAAAAATGCTGGTTGAGAATCCAGAGCTCGCATCATCTTTGTTCTGGGAGGAGGATTACGAGCTTCTTGAGATATGCGTTTGCGCACTTAGCAAGTCGGGTAGGAAGAAATGCTCTCGCGGTGCTGCTCGGTCACAGATCCTTGTCTAA